A segment of the Agromyces sp. H17E-10 genome:
AGCACGCGGATACCATCGCCGGCGCGGAAGTCGCTGATCACGTTGCTCGAGATCGTGCCCTTCGAGATCGTCGCGGCACCGGCCGAACTTCCGGTCGCCGACATCACCACCGCCGAGCCGGGCGTGAGCAGGTCACCGGCATCGGCGATGCGGTTGCCGTCGATCTTCAGCTGCGAGATCGTGCCGCCGCGGTTGGCGATCGAGATGCCGGATGCCTCGTTCGACGTGAGCACGTTGTTCGAGATGTCGACGACGCCCGAGAGGTTGACGATGCCCGCCCCGTCGAAGGCGATGCCGTCTTCGCCAGCAGCGTCGCCCGCCCCCGTGACCGTGCCGCTGAGGAACGAGAACCCGGTGACGCCGATGCCCGAGATGCCGTTGCCGGCACTGTTCTCGACGCGGACGTTGCGGAACGAGGCATCCGCGGTGTTCTGCAGCGAGATGCCGTCGCCGGTGGCGGCGGCGATCGTGCCGCCCGAGGCGTCCCCGCCCTGGACGGTGCTGCCGCCGCCCGTGACGTGCAGTCCGCCCGCCGTGCCCGTGCCGGCCAGCACGATGCCCGAGGGCGCCCCGTTCGAGGCGATGCGCTGGAACGTGACGTCGTCGGCCCCGATGCCGGTCAGCGCGATCGTGAGCGCGGTGCCGGTCGTGCTCGAGAGCCTGTTGCCGGCGCCGGTGACGACGATGGTGCCCGACAGGGCGGCTTCGAGCGGCATCCCGCTCGTCGTCGTGACGTCGAGTCCGCCGCCCGTGATCGAGAGGCTGTGCCCGCTGGATGAGGCGAACCGGATGCCGTCGGCGGTACCGGTCTCGAGGTGCTTCGACGGCCCCGAGAGCACGGTGGCGCCGCCGGTGTTGTTCGCGACGACGATGCCGCCGCCCGCGTCGCTGCCGTCGGTGATCGATCCCGAGAGCGTGACGGTGCCTCCGGCGCGGTTCTGGATGTCGACGCTGGTGGTCGCCGGTCCGTCGGTGATCGAGCCGCCGTACGAGATGTCGCCGGTGCCGCCGCGCACCCTGAATGGCGTGAGTCCGAAGGGCCCCGACGAGAGCTCGCCAGCCGCCGCCGAGAACGTGCCCGCGCCGATCTGGTCGATGTTGATGCCGTACACACCGCTCTTCGTCGCGGTCACCTCGTCGAACGAGAGCTGCGAGCCCGACGACGCGCCGACGCTGACCGCCGGGCCGTTGGTCGCGACGATCTTCGCGGTCGCGCTCGCCGGCACGGTCACCGGACCGGTCAGGCTGAGCGAGAAGGCCGCCTGGCTCGAGTTCAGCGTGCGGATGTCGAGGTCGCCGAACGCGAGGGCGCCGGTCGTCTGCTGCAGGTTGACGCCGCCGCCGTTGGACACTCCGGTCGTGACGAGCTGGTCGATCTGGCTTCCTTCGAGATTGCAGAGCCGCGCGAGCAACGTCCAACCGGTTCCCGAGGTGCGGATCTTCACGGTGGCCGCCGGGTCGAACACGACCTTCTGGGTGGAGTCGACGAACACGCCCGTGCCGATCACGTCGACGTCGAGATCGCCGATCACGTTCGTGCCGGTCAGGCCCTGCAGCGCGAGGCCGATGCCGCCGTCGATCGCATCGACGATGCGCACGTCGTCGATGGTCGCGTCACCGCCCGGGTCGTTCGCGATGTCGACGACGCCGATGCCGCCGCCCGCGGTGACGGGGTGCACCTCGAGCCCGGCGACGCGGTTGCCGACGCCGAGTCCGATGACGAAGGTGCCAGAGGCCATGGTGATCGTCGGCCGCTTCGCCGGGTCGCCCTGGTGCAGGGTGCGGCCGTCGACGACGAGGTCGGATGCCTCGCCGATGAGCTGCTGGTCGTCGTCGAGCGTGATCGCGGTCGAGTACCCGGTGGTGCTGCCGTCGCCGTCGAAGACGAAGAGGTCGTCGCCCGCGGCGCTCGCCGAGGCCGCCTGCGCGATCGTGTCGAACGGTGCGGTCGAGGTGCCGCTGTTGCCCGCCGCGTCGTTGCTCACGTACCAGACGCAGTCGCCGATGGCGATGGTGACGTGGCCGGTGCCGGTGAGCGGGGCGACCGCGTCCTGGTCGGTGACGGTGTAGTCGAACCCGTCGGAGACCGTCGTGCAGCCGGCCGGCGGCGTGTAGACGACGTCGCCGTCGGCCTCGAGCGTGACACTGCCGCCCTGCTGGGTCGCGAACGTGCCGGGCACGATCGCGAGCTCGGTACCTTGGTCGCCGTCGGTGTCGCCCTCGAGCAGGTCGCCCGTGACCACGAGATGCGGGCCGGCAACGGTCGGCGCGGCGTCGGTGGGGTCGTCGATCACGTAGGCGGTGTTGCCGACCGCTGCGTCGGCGTCGCCGAAGCTCTCATCGTCGGCGACGGGCGCGTCCGCGATGCAGGTCACGGTGACCGACACCTGGGCATTGCCGTCGCCCGGCGTGAGGGTGTAGCTGAACACGTCGGGCTCGCCGCCCGGGGCGTTGCAGTAGTCGGCATCGGGCGCGTAGGTGAGCCCGGTTCCGCCGCCGGTGATGGCGACGGTGCCGTGGTCGGGCTGCACGACGCTCGTGATCGAGCGCGGGCCGCCGTCGAGGTCCTCGTCGTTCGCGAGCACGTCGATCGCCGTGGCGGGAGCATCCTCATTCACGGTCGCCTCGTCGTCGGCGGCGACCGGCAGGTCGTCGACGCACGTGACCCGCACGCTCACCGTCGCGGTCGACCCGCCGGGCGCGAGCGTGTAGGTGAACGTGTCGGGGGTCGTTCCGGGCGGGTCGTTGCAGTACGCGGGGCCGGGTTCGTAGGTGAGGGATGCCTCGTCGCCGGCGATCTCGACGGTGCCGTCCGCCGGCTGCGAGACCTGGCTGATCGCGATCGGTCCGCCGTCGCCGTTCTCGTCGTTCGCGAGCACGTCGATCGCCGTCGCGCCGCTGTCCTCGTCGACGGTCGCCGAGTCGTCGACGGCGGTCGGCGGCAGGTCCTCGACGACGTCGAGCACGCCGATCGTGAACGCCTCCTCGCGGCTGCCGCCGTAGCCGTCGCTGCCGCGCACGCGGATCGAGTAACTCTGCTTCACCTCGTAGTCGAAGCTCGCGGCGGTCTTCAGGGTCGACCCGGTGATCGTGAACGACGAGTTGTCGGCGTCACCCGTGCCGCTCACGAGCGTGAACGCGGGCGTCGCCGCGGGGTCTTCGTCGACGAGCGCGAGGGTTCCGACGACGGTGCCGGCGGGCTCGTTCTCGAGCACGTCGTCGTTCGAGAGCGTGAGGTCGCTCGGCACGTGGTTGCCGATCACCCAGCGCCGCTCGCCGCTGAGACACGCGGTCGAGGCGCTCACCCGTCGCAGCACCCCCGAGCTCGGGGCGCAGAAGTAGACGGGCTGCCCGTTCGTGGTCGGCACGACGAGCTTGGTGCCCGCCGGCTTCGTTCCCGTGCACGACTTCGCCGATACATAGCGGCGCACCGAGCCGTCGGGCTGGATGCACAGCGTGGTCGGGCCGGGCCAGATGGCGACCGCCGTCTCCTGCTTCGGCCGGCAGTCGCCGGGAGCTGACGCCGCCCGCATGAGCCCGTTCGACTTCTGGGCGCACGCGTACCGCAGCTGCATCCCGTCATCGACGGCGAAGGCGACCGACGGCGTCGCGACCGCGAGGACCACCGCAGCGACGGTGAGGAGCACGAGCGCGAGCAGTCTCGGTCGGTGCACGCCCGCATCGGTCGCCGCCGAGGCGACCACGTCGGTTGAGCGCGGTTCGGACGCGTAGGACATGGGCCCTCCTCGGGGCGGCCATCGCCGTCGATCCGCGATCGTCGGGTTCGATGCGGAACTGGTGCCAACAATCGCGCCGTCGCGCGACATCCGCCACCCCGAGAACGGGGGTGGCGGGCGCACCCGCGGGCGATTGTGCCCGTCGGCCGACGGGAGGATCCTGAGAGCATGACCGATCGTGAGGATTTCTTGGCTTGTTTGCGGGAGGTCTTCCCATGAGCACCGCGGTCGACGTCGACTACCTCGTGGTCGGGGCGGGGGCGATGGGGATGGCGTTCACCGACGCGCTCATTGACCACACCGACCGGGCGAGGGTGGCGATCGTCGATCGCCGGCACGGGGTCGGCGGCCACTGGCTCGAGGCCTACCCGTTCGTGCGCCTGCACCAGGCATCCGCCCTCTACGGCGTCGGCTCGACGCTGCTCGGCGGTGGCCGCGTGCAGCACCGCGGGCCGGAGACCGGGCTGCAGGAGCGCGCGACGAAGTCGGAGATCTGCGCGTACTACGAGCGCATCCTCGCCGACCGCCTGCTCGACTCGGGACGGGTCGAGTTCTTCCCCGGCTGCGAGTACCTCGGCGACCGCACGTTCGCGTCGCGGGTGTCGGGCGAACGGTTCACGGTTCCCGATCGGTGCCGGGTCGTCGACGCGCACTACCTCGCACCCCTGGTGCCTGCCGAGCTTCCGCCCCCGTTCGAGGTCGACGACGGCGCGCGCGTCGTGCCGGTGGGGGAGCTCGCCCACGTCGACGAACCGGCGAGTCAGTACGTGATCGTCGGGTCGGGCAAGACCGCGACCGACGCCTGCGTGTGGCTGCTGACGCACGGCGTCGCACCCGACGCCATCACGTGGATTCGGCCGCGCGACCCGTGGATGATCAACCGCGCAGTCGTACAGCCCGTGCCAGAGGTGTTCCTCGGCATGGTCGCCGACACCATGGAGGCGGGCGAGACGGCGGAGTCGCTCGAGCAGCTGTTCCTGCGGCTCGAGGACGCGGGCATCATGCTGCGCATCGACCGCTCGGTGATGCCCACCATGGCGCGGGCGCCCACCCTCGCGACGTGGGAGCTCGACCTGCTGCGCACGATCGATGACGTCGTGCGACTCGGGCACATCACGCGGGTCGCACGGGGGCGAATCGACTTCGCGAGCGGGTCGATCCCGATCGCCGACGACGCACTCGTCGTGCACTGCGCCGGCAAGGGCCTGCTCAACCGGCCGCTCGTGCCGATCTGGTCGCCCGGCGAGATGACGCTGCAGCCGGTGCGGTCGGGCTTTCCGTGCTTCGGGGCGGCGATCGCGGGCTACGTCGAGGCCACCCGCACCGACGACGACGAGAAGAACCGGCTGTGCCCGCCGTCGCCCTACCCCGACTCGATGGCGGCGTGGGTGCGCATGACCGCGGTCGGCGCCCGCAACGCGATGTCGTTCGGGGCGGAGCCCGACATCGCCGCGTGGGCGTCGACCGTCGCGATCAATCCGGCACGCATCGCGCCCGGGTCTCCGCACTCGACCGAGCTCGACGAGGTACTCGGTCGGCTGCAGGCGCACACCCGGCCGGGCGTCGCCCGGCTCATGGAGCTGAGCGGAGGCACCGTCTCGGTGGTCGAGTAGCGACGAAGGAGCGCATCGAGGCTCGGCCGATCGGCCGATGCGGTCGAGCCACTCGGCCGATGTGCCGGAGACCTCGGCGGCGCGAGCATCGGGGCATGACCACGACGACCGCCGCACGCCGCACCACGACCCGCCGCCCCGAGTGGCTCGTTCCCGCGGGCCTCATCGCCCTGAGCCTCGTGCCGCTCCTCGGCGGCGCGTTCCGCCTGACCTCGCTCGCGAGCGGCGGCCCGGTGAACGCCGACAACGCGCGGTTCTTCGACTCGCCGGTGCCCGTGATCGTGCACGTCGTGGGGTCGAGCATCTTCCTCGTGCTCGGCGCGCTGCAGTTCGCACCGTCGCTGCGACGTCACCGCTGGCACCGCATCGCGGGGCGCATCGCGGCACCCGCGGGCCTGCTCTCGGCGGGGTCGGCGCTGTGGATGACGCTGTTCTACTCGATGCCGGCGGTCAACGGCCCCGCCCTCTGGGTGATGCGCCTCGGCTTCGGCACCACGATGGCGGCCGCGATCGTCGTCGCGTTCCTCGCGATCCGCCGCGGCGACGTCGCGACGCACAGCGCCTGGATGACGCGCGCCTACGCGATCGGCATCGGCGCCGGCACGCAGGTCTTCACGTTCCTGCCGTTCACGCTCGTGTTCGGCGCCCCCGGCGAGGCGATGCACGCGGTGCTCATGGGCGCGGGTTGGGTGATCAACCTCGCGGTGGCCGAGTTCGTCATCCGTCGCCGACGTATCATCGGGGCATGACGAGCCCCGCCAGCGCGCTCTGGCACGCGCCGGCCGCTGCACCGCCACCGCCGCGACGGGTCTGGCGCGACTGGGTGCTCGTCGGCCTCGTCATGGCGCTCGCGCTCGTCGAGGTCGCGCTGCGAACCGACGTGCCGTGGCGCTGGCTCTGGGCGGTCGTGCTCGTGGCGCTCGCGCCGACGCTGTTGTGGCGACGCACGCGGCCGTTCACGATGCTCGCGATCGCGTTCGGCGCCGGCACCGCCGTGAGCCTCGCGACGGGCGGCGA
Coding sequences within it:
- a CDS encoding beta strand repeat-containing protein — protein: MSYASEPRSTDVVASAATDAGVHRPRLLALVLLTVAAVVLAVATPSVAFAVDDGMQLRYACAQKSNGLMRAASAPGDCRPKQETAVAIWPGPTTLCIQPDGSVRRYVSAKSCTGTKPAGTKLVVPTTNGQPVYFCAPSSGVLRRVSASTACLSGERRWVIGNHVPSDLTLSNDDVLENEPAGTVVGTLALVDEDPAATPAFTLVSGTGDADNSSFTITGSTLKTAASFDYEVKQSYSIRVRGSDGYGGSREEAFTIGVLDVVEDLPPTAVDDSATVDEDSGATAIDVLANDENGDGGPIAISQVSQPADGTVEIAGDEASLTYEPGPAYCNDPPGTTPDTFTYTLAPGGSTATVSVRVTCVDDLPVAADDEATVNEDAPATAIDVLANDEDLDGGPRSITSVVQPDHGTVAITGGGTGLTYAPDADYCNAPGGEPDVFSYTLTPGDGNAQVSVTVTCIADAPVADDESFGDADAAVGNTAYVIDDPTDAAPTVAGPHLVVTGDLLEGDTDGDQGTELAIVPGTFATQQGGSVTLEADGDVVYTPPAGCTTVSDGFDYTVTDQDAVAPLTGTGHVTIAIGDCVWYVSNDAAGNSGTSTAPFDTIAQAASASAAGDDLFVFDGDGSTTGYSTAITLDDDQQLIGEASDLVVDGRTLHQGDPAKRPTITMASGTFVIGLGVGNRVAGLEVHPVTAGGGIGVVDIANDPGGDATIDDVRIVDAIDGGIGLALQGLTGTNVIGDLDVDVIGTGVFVDSTQKVVFDPAATVKIRTSGTGWTLLARLCNLEGSQIDQLVTTGVSNGGGVNLQQTTGALAFGDLDIRTLNSSQAAFSLSLTGPVTVPASATAKIVATNGPAVSVGASSGSQLSFDEVTATKSGVYGINIDQIGAGTFSAAAGELSSGPFGLTPFRVRGGTGDISYGGSITDGPATTSVDIQNRAGGTVTLSGSITDGSDAGGGIVVANNTGGATVLSGPSKHLETGTADGIRFASSSGHSLSITGGGLDVTTTSGMPLEAALSGTIVVTGAGNRLSSTTGTALTIALTGIGADDVTFQRIASNGAPSGIVLAGTGTAGGLHVTGGGSTVQGGDASGGTIAAATGDGISLQNTADASFRNVRVENSAGNGISGIGVTGFSFLSGTVTGAGDAAGEDGIAFDGAGIVNLSGVVDISNNVLTSNEASGISIANRGGTISQLKIDGNRIADAGDLLTPGSAVVMSATGSSAGAATISKGTISSNVISDFRAGDGIRVLGGNTESAIPSTLGASVVAITGNRMDGGDGGPGQQPDTFADVRVFGAGVGNFDVSNNGTNAEPLRHFECEVIDIATGGAANVTATVNANVIAAGNGSGCVGISAEARSFGSVGADLAARVTNNQVRSTAGPGISVVASGAGEVSSRVKDNTVWAPTGGYAGIFAASGEDGDIGARLCLAITGNTTAGGTDQLVGFRAPGIELAKEADDLLKNPFGIEGLPAGLTASPNVEFYVNSLNASTPGDLGVGGTFLSKATAGFSPCATAQ
- a CDS encoding NAD(P)-binding protein; this encodes MSTAVDVDYLVVGAGAMGMAFTDALIDHTDRARVAIVDRRHGVGGHWLEAYPFVRLHQASALYGVGSTLLGGGRVQHRGPETGLQERATKSEICAYYERILADRLLDSGRVEFFPGCEYLGDRTFASRVSGERFTVPDRCRVVDAHYLAPLVPAELPPPFEVDDGARVVPVGELAHVDEPASQYVIVGSGKTATDACVWLLTHGVAPDAITWIRPRDPWMINRAVVQPVPEVFLGMVADTMEAGETAESLEQLFLRLEDAGIMLRIDRSVMPTMARAPTLATWELDLLRTIDDVVRLGHITRVARGRIDFASGSIPIADDALVVHCAGKGLLNRPLVPIWSPGEMTLQPVRSGFPCFGAAIAGYVEATRTDDDEKNRLCPPSPYPDSMAAWVRMTAVGARNAMSFGAEPDIAAWASTVAINPARIAPGSPHSTELDEVLGRLQAHTRPGVARLMELSGGTVSVVE
- a CDS encoding DUF2306 domain-containing protein, with product MTTTTAARRTTTRRPEWLVPAGLIALSLVPLLGGAFRLTSLASGGPVNADNARFFDSPVPVIVHVVGSSIFLVLGALQFAPSLRRHRWHRIAGRIAAPAGLLSAGSALWMTLFYSMPAVNGPALWVMRLGFGTTMAAAIVVAFLAIRRGDVATHSAWMTRAYAIGIGAGTQVFTFLPFTLVFGAPGEAMHAVLMGAGWVINLAVAEFVIRRRRIIGA